One Mycobacterium marseillense DNA window includes the following coding sequences:
- a CDS encoding polyribonucleotide nucleotidyltransferase produces MSVAEIEEGVFEATATIDNGSFGTRTIRFETGRLAQQAAGAVVAYLDDENMLLSATTASKSPKEHFDFFPLTVDVEERMYAAGRIPGSFFRREGRPSTDAILTCRLIDRPLRPSFVSGLRNEIQVVVTVMSLDPNDLYDVLAINAASASTQLSGLPFSGPIGGVRVALIDGQWVAFPTVEQLERAVFDMVVAGRKVDGSDGPDVAIMMVEAEATDKVIELVEGGAQAPTETVVAEGLEAAKPFIAVLCTAQEELAGAAAKPVGEFPTFPDYQEDVYYSVASVATDELAKALTIGGKAERDARTDELKAEVLQRLADTYEGREKEVSAAFRSLTKKLVRQRILTDHFRIDGRGITDIRALSAEVAVVPRAHGSALFQRGETQILGVTTLDMVKMAQQIDSLGPETSKRYMHHYNFPPYSTGETGRVGSPKRREIGHGALAERALIPVLPGVEEFPYAIRQVSEALGSNGSTSMGSVCASTLSLLNAGVPLKAPVAGIAMGLVSDDVEIDGKTERRFVTLTDILGAEDAFGDMDFKCAGTKDFVTALQLDTKLDGIPSQVLAGALGQAKDARLTILEVMAEAIDAPDEMSPYAPRVTTIKVPVDKIGEVIGPKGKVINGITEETGAQISIEDDGTVFVGATDGPSAQAAIDRINAIANPQLPTVGERFLGTVVKTTDFGAFVSLLPGRDGLVHISKLGKGKRIAKVEDVVNVGDKLRVEIADIDKRGKISLVLVEEDNSAPADAPAATPADAAS; encoded by the coding sequence ATGTCTGTCGCTGAAATTGAAGAGGGCGTGTTCGAGGCGACCGCCACCATCGACAACGGGAGCTTCGGCACCCGCACCATCCGTTTCGAGACCGGCCGGTTGGCCCAACAGGCCGCCGGTGCCGTCGTCGCGTACCTGGATGACGAAAACATGCTGTTGTCGGCGACCACCGCCAGCAAGAGCCCCAAGGAGCACTTCGACTTCTTCCCGCTGACCGTCGATGTCGAGGAGCGGATGTATGCCGCCGGTCGCATCCCCGGTTCCTTCTTCCGTCGCGAGGGCCGTCCCTCCACCGACGCGATCCTGACCTGCCGGCTCATCGACCGGCCGCTGCGCCCGTCATTCGTGTCCGGGCTGCGCAACGAAATCCAGGTCGTGGTCACGGTCATGAGCCTGGACCCCAACGACCTGTACGACGTGCTGGCGATCAACGCCGCGTCGGCCTCCACCCAGCTGAGCGGGCTGCCGTTCTCGGGTCCGATCGGGGGCGTGCGGGTCGCGCTCATCGACGGCCAGTGGGTGGCGTTCCCGACCGTCGAGCAGCTGGAGCGGGCCGTGTTCGACATGGTGGTGGCCGGCCGCAAGGTTGACGGCTCGGATGGTCCCGATGTCGCGATCATGATGGTCGAGGCCGAGGCCACCGATAAGGTCATCGAGCTCGTCGAGGGCGGCGCCCAGGCACCGACGGAAACCGTTGTGGCCGAAGGGCTTGAGGCCGCCAAGCCGTTCATCGCGGTGCTGTGCACCGCGCAGGAGGAGCTGGCGGGGGCCGCGGCCAAGCCCGTCGGTGAGTTCCCGACGTTCCCGGATTATCAGGAAGACGTCTACTACTCGGTGGCCTCGGTGGCCACCGACGAGCTGGCCAAGGCGCTGACGATCGGCGGCAAGGCCGAGCGCGACGCGCGCACCGACGAGCTCAAGGCCGAGGTGCTGCAGCGGCTTGCCGACACCTACGAGGGCCGCGAGAAAGAGGTCAGCGCCGCGTTCCGCTCGCTGACCAAGAAGTTGGTGCGCCAGCGCATCCTGACCGACCACTTCCGCATCGACGGCCGCGGCATCACCGACATCCGCGCGCTGAGCGCCGAGGTCGCCGTCGTCCCCCGTGCGCACGGCAGCGCGCTGTTCCAGCGCGGTGAGACCCAGATCCTGGGCGTGACCACGCTCGACATGGTCAAGATGGCCCAGCAGATCGACTCGCTGGGGCCAGAAACCTCGAAGCGCTACATGCACCACTACAACTTCCCGCCGTACTCCACCGGCGAGACCGGCCGCGTGGGCTCGCCCAAGCGGCGCGAGATCGGGCACGGCGCACTCGCCGAGCGGGCCCTGATCCCGGTGCTGCCCGGGGTCGAGGAATTCCCGTACGCCATCCGCCAGGTCTCCGAGGCGCTGGGCTCCAACGGCTCCACGTCGATGGGGTCGGTCTGTGCGTCCACCCTGTCGCTGCTGAATGCCGGTGTGCCGCTGAAGGCGCCGGTGGCCGGCATCGCGATGGGCCTGGTCTCCGACGATGTCGAGATCGACGGCAAGACCGAGCGCCGGTTCGTCACGCTGACCGACATCCTGGGCGCCGAGGACGCGTTCGGCGACATGGACTTCAAGTGCGCCGGCACCAAGGACTTCGTCACCGCGCTGCAGCTGGACACCAAGCTCGACGGCATCCCGTCGCAGGTCCTGGCGGGTGCGTTGGGCCAGGCCAAAGATGCGCGCCTGACGATCCTCGAGGTCATGGCCGAGGCCATCGACGCGCCCGACGAGATGAGCCCGTACGCCCCGCGGGTCACCACCATCAAGGTTCCGGTGGACAAGATCGGTGAGGTCATCGGCCCCAAGGGCAAGGTCATCAACGGCATCACCGAGGAGACCGGCGCGCAGATCTCCATCGAGGACGACGGCACCGTGTTCGTCGGCGCCACCGACGGGCCCTCGGCGCAGGCCGCGATCGACCGGATCAATGCCATCGCGAACCCGCAGCTGCCGACGGTCGGGGAGCGTTTCCTCGGAACCGTGGTCAAGACAACGGATTTCGGTGCGTTCGTCTCGCTGCTGCCCGGCCGCGACGGCCTGGTGCACATCTCCAAGCTCGGCAAGGGCAAGCGCATCGCGAAGGTCGAGGACGTGGTGAACGTCGGCGACAAGCTGCGCGTCGAAATCGCCGACA
- the rpsO gene encoding 30S ribosomal protein S15, whose product MALTAEQKKEILGTYGLHDTDTGSPEAQVALLTKRIADLTEHLKVHKHDHHSRRGLLLLVGRRRRLLKYVAQIDVARYRSLVERLGLRR is encoded by the coding sequence GTGGCGCTGACAGCCGAGCAGAAAAAAGAAATCCTGGGCACCTACGGCCTGCATGACACCGACACCGGTTCCCCGGAGGCCCAGGTCGCGCTGCTGACCAAGCGGATCGCAGACCTGACCGAGCACCTCAAGGTGCACAAGCACGACCACCACTCGCGGCGCGGCTTGCTGCTGCTGGTCGGCCGCCGCCGCCGGCTGCTGAAGTACGTCGCGCAGATCGACGTGGCGCGCTACCGCTCGCTGGTCGAACGCCTCGGCCTGCGTCGCTGA
- a CDS encoding bifunctional riboflavin kinase/FAD synthetase: protein MQRWRGQDEIPTDWGRCVLTIGVFDGVHRGHAELIAHAVKAGRARNVPTVLMTFDPHPMEVVYPGSHPAQLTTLTRRAELAEELGIDVFLVMPFTTDFMKLTPDRYVHELLVENLHVVEVVVGENFTFGKKATGNVETLRRAGDRFGFAVESMSLLSEHHSNETVTFSSTYIRSCVDAGDVVAATEALGRPHRVEGVVVRGHGRGAELGFPTANVAPPMYSAIPADGVYAAWFTVLGHGPVTGTVVPGERYQAAVSVGTNPTFSGRTRTVEAFVLDTDADLYGQHVALDFVGRIRGQHKFDSTEELVVAMGKDTDRARALLSAG from the coding sequence GTGCAGCGGTGGCGCGGCCAAGACGAGATTCCCACGGACTGGGGCAGGTGTGTGCTCACCATCGGCGTGTTCGATGGTGTGCATCGCGGCCACGCCGAACTGATCGCTCATGCGGTGAAGGCGGGGCGCGCGCGCAACGTGCCGACGGTGTTGATGACCTTCGACCCGCACCCGATGGAAGTGGTCTATCCCGGCAGCCATCCGGCGCAGCTGACGACGCTGACGCGCCGCGCCGAGCTGGCCGAGGAGCTGGGCATCGACGTCTTTCTGGTGATGCCGTTCACCACCGATTTCATGAAACTCACGCCGGACCGCTACGTGCACGAACTGCTCGTCGAGAACCTGCATGTGGTCGAGGTCGTCGTGGGGGAGAACTTCACCTTCGGCAAGAAGGCGACCGGCAATGTCGAGACCCTGCGGCGCGCCGGCGATCGATTCGGGTTCGCCGTGGAGTCGATGTCGCTGCTCTCCGAGCACCACAGCAACGAGACCGTCACGTTCTCGTCCACCTACATCCGATCCTGCGTGGACGCCGGTGACGTGGTGGCGGCCACCGAGGCCCTGGGCCGCCCGCACCGGGTCGAGGGCGTGGTGGTGCGCGGTCACGGCCGCGGCGCCGAACTGGGCTTCCCGACCGCGAACGTGGCGCCGCCGATGTATTCGGCCATCCCGGCCGACGGCGTGTACGCCGCGTGGTTCACCGTCCTGGGCCACGGCCCCGTGACCGGCACCGTCGTCCCGGGCGAGCGCTACCAGGCGGCCGTCTCCGTGGGCACCAACCCGACCTTCTCCGGCCGCACCCGCACCGTCGAGGCGTTCGTCCTGGACACCGACGCCGATTTGTACGGGCAGCACGTGGCGCTGGATTTCGTCGGCCGCATCCGCGGGCAGCACAAGTTCGACTCCACCGAGGAACTCGTCGTCGCGATGGGCAAGGACACCGACCGGGCCCGGGCCCTGCTGTCCGCGGGGTAA